The Harmonia axyridis chromosome 3, icHarAxyr1.1, whole genome shotgun sequence nucleotide sequence CTTCGATTTCTTCTTCTCCATCACTTTCATACTGCtcattttctgttatatttttgacaatattttcatCTGTGGGTTCTTCGTATGTCATAAGGCTGCTGTCAATGTCAACATAATCCTTCCATACTTCCGGTGCTGGTAACAAATCTGAATTTAGATTTCGTACCCACAAAGATAAGGGTAAATCATCTTCATCATCAAATTCGTTTTCTTCTATTTCTCGGACTGGTAAATCGTCATAGGTTTCAATGAGTCCTGCATGTTTGAAACAGTTGTAAATCGTACTTTGTGAGATCTTATTCCAGGCATCATCAATCATAACAATTGCATCaagaattgttattttcatAGGACTGTTTTGATTACAATCAAGGCCATTAATCATTTTAAgcacaaaattttttctgaaattgcaTTTAAGAGACCTTATTATTCCTCGATCCATTGGCTGCAAGACTGATGTTGTGTTGGGTGGTAGGAAAGCAAGTGTTATAGATTTCAAATCTGTAACATTAGGATGCGCCGGGCAATTATCAACCAGCAATAgaatctttttcttcttcttcactaGGTTGCGATCCCAATCTCGAAGCCATCTCTCGAAAAGTTCAGACGTCATCCACGCTTTACGGTTGTTTGCATAATCAACTGGAAGCGACTTAACACTACTGAAACATCTTGGTTTTTGAGATCGGccaataacaaataatttttttttcactgtgCCGCTAAGATTTGCTGCTACCATGACGGTTAATCTCTCTTTGGATAACTTTCCTCCACAACAATTTTCTCCTTTAAATTTTAAAGTTCTGTCTGGcaataatttatagaaaaagCCTGTTTCATCTGCATTAAAAATCTCTTCATTAGAGAACTGTCTTCGCAGATTTGGCCATACAGTCGTCAGCCAATTATATGTGGAACTCTGATCAACGGACGAGGATTCACCGACAATTTTGCCCGACACAATGTTATGTCTTACTTTGAATCGACTTATCCAGCTAGCAGAGCAATTAAAGTTTGGGTTGCCAAAACCAGAGGTATGTATACAATTATAGCtatcaaaaaaattctaaaattcttGATATTCTCATAACAATTAAAAAGAAAAAGTGCTCAATAATTGTATACCTTTTCAATCTGAACACATGTAGAAAAAGTAAACAAAAtgagaatattttattaaatgaAAACAGAGCACAAGTTAGTATCTTGTGAATGATCCCTATAATTGTTAATGAAAAGTGCACAGGaattatttgcaatttcatGCCGTTATAACTAATAATTTGCTATTAGAATTATGCAAATTTTGTACATTTATATAGAAATAATACACaagatttatatatttatattttcgctACATTATTGTATTAATCGTTAATTCAATTTGTGTACAATTGTTCGACaagctgaaaaaaaaagtatgagaGTTTGAAGGCGGATTCAGATGGAAGAGAAAAACTAAGACAAAACGAACGCAATCAATATTTGGAGAAAAAGGAACACAAAATCATATGACC carries:
- the LOC123675146 gene encoding tigger transposable element-derived protein 4-like, translated to MVAANLSGTVKKKLFVIGRSQKPRCFSSVKSLPVDYANNRKAWMTSELFERWLRDWDRNLVKKKKKILLLVDNCPAHPNVTDLKSITLAFLPPNTTSVLQPMDRGIIRSLKCNFRKNFVLKMINGLDCNQNSPMKITILDAIVMIDDAWNKISQSTIYNCFKHAGLIETYDDLPVREIEENEFDDEDDLPLSLWVRNLNSDLLPAPEVWKDYVDIDSSLMTYEEPTDENIVKNITENEQYESDGEEEIEEDRTPTAEEALKAADLLSKFVHSQMESDNLNWAMSTLHNGIRSFYYNCKKKQMQTKITDFFSKK